One part of the Mangrovibacillus cuniculi genome encodes these proteins:
- the addA gene encoding helicase-exonuclease AddAB subunit AddA, producing MKIPPKPIDVTWTDDQWKAIYSKGQDTLVAAAAGSGKTAVLVQRIIEKLLNKDEPMNVDELLVVTFTNASAQEMRHRIGEAIEKELEKNPNSSHLRQQLTLLNKASISTLHSFCLDVIRKYYYMIELDPVFRIGDETEMELMGDDVLEEVMETYYSGENAEVFFRLVDMFSNDRSDDQLLRMIRQLYLFSQSHPKPFFWLETLPDLYDVTNDSFDENDLTLSAKRMMELELSGATALLQQAYELTLKPGGPAALGETLQQDLAVIQTLQHSLGGKWDDCREHWLKAAFPRAKAVKGADVDPDLKDRATSYRNKAKKIVEGMKEEWFSLSSVSWVRQMQEMKPYIAQLAELVQRFTDAFQKRKREENVVDFSDLEHYCLAILQAEEPTAAQSYQKKFKEILVDEYQDTNMVQESIIQAIKKPTEEAGNLFMVGDVKQSIYRFRLAEPTLFLLKYGRFTDEAIDSGQKIDLSRNFRSRYEVLEGTNFLFRQLLSKSVGEMEYERAAELIPGAAFPETEQHPVTVALIDQSTEESQVSEEDAEEDLAQAQLEARYIAKEIKTMLDSGEQTYDAKRKQHRPIRYRDVVILMRSMTWTAAIQDELKKAGIPSYANLSTGYFEATEVTIMMSLLSVIDNPYQDIPVASVLRSPIVMLNEEQLAEIRNAHPKGYFYEAVNKYVASGSNEEWVTRLQRFITLLHKWRTKARQGSLAELIWEIYRDTRYYDFVGGTAGGKQRQANLRALYNRARQYEKTSFRGLFRFLRFIERMRERGDDLGTARALSEQEDVVRIMTIHSSKGLEFPVVYLAGMGRSFNMMDIRKSYLLDKEAGIATSYVNTEKRYTMPSFPQQVLKKKKRLEMLSEEMRVLYVALTRPQERLTIISTSKDLEKDLYSWAEPIQEKEWVLPEYYRMQAKRPIDWIAPAIMRHHEVDLPIEVERTEFNHPSSFSLKFVHHQSLLLEDEQQSVAEDGWIKSLLEGKVDKEVTDWKEKVYDQFTWSYPYERSSSVRSKQSVTELKRIMETTREDQDHGWLQKGGIRKPLYERPKFMREKALSSAEIGTAHHLVMQYLSFDQAPTRESLCLIKKELIEKELATEVQMEAIEEARILAFFESWLGLEAMAADRVMKEVPFSLGIPASQLETSEALLNQEDTVIVQGIVDCLFNVDGKWTLVDYKTDTWLPFKGETEEETLERMKERYSSQLKLYRKAIETIWNIKVHQTALFFFDGGHIILIEE from the coding sequence ATGAAGATACCTCCAAAACCAATAGACGTCACTTGGACAGATGACCAGTGGAAAGCAATCTACTCAAAAGGACAAGACACCCTAGTTGCGGCTGCTGCAGGTTCGGGGAAAACAGCGGTACTAGTGCAGAGAATTATTGAGAAATTATTGAATAAAGATGAGCCGATGAATGTCGATGAACTGTTGGTCGTAACCTTTACAAATGCCTCCGCGCAAGAAATGAGGCATCGTATAGGAGAAGCAATTGAGAAAGAGTTAGAGAAAAACCCTAACTCTTCTCATTTACGTCAACAATTAACGTTGTTAAACAAGGCATCCATTTCCACCCTTCATTCTTTTTGTTTAGACGTGATTCGTAAATACTATTACATGATTGAACTAGACCCTGTTTTCCGTATTGGTGATGAAACAGAAATGGAATTGATGGGTGATGATGTGCTAGAAGAAGTAATGGAAACCTACTACTCAGGTGAAAATGCTGAAGTATTTTTCCGACTTGTAGACATGTTCTCGAATGACCGTTCTGATGATCAACTATTACGTATGATAAGACAATTATATTTATTCTCACAATCTCATCCAAAACCGTTCTTCTGGCTTGAAACGTTACCAGATTTATATGATGTGACGAATGATTCGTTTGATGAGAATGACTTAACATTGTCTGCTAAACGGATGATGGAATTAGAACTTTCAGGTGCAACTGCTTTGCTTCAACAAGCGTATGAATTAACGTTAAAGCCTGGTGGACCTGCTGCCCTAGGAGAAACTCTGCAACAAGACCTTGCTGTCATTCAAACCTTGCAGCATAGCTTAGGGGGGAAATGGGATGATTGCAGAGAACATTGGTTGAAAGCAGCTTTCCCTAGAGCCAAGGCGGTGAAGGGAGCAGATGTAGATCCTGATTTAAAAGATCGCGCCACTTCTTATCGAAACAAAGCAAAGAAAATAGTGGAGGGTATGAAAGAAGAGTGGTTCTCTTTATCTAGCGTTTCATGGGTAAGACAAATGCAAGAAATGAAGCCATACATTGCTCAATTAGCAGAGCTGGTTCAACGATTTACGGATGCTTTTCAAAAGCGTAAAAGAGAAGAGAACGTCGTGGACTTTTCTGACTTAGAGCACTATTGCCTAGCTATTTTACAAGCAGAAGAACCAACTGCTGCACAGAGTTACCAAAAGAAATTTAAAGAGATTTTAGTGGATGAATACCAAGATACCAACATGGTACAGGAATCGATCATTCAAGCGATAAAAAAACCAACAGAAGAAGCGGGAAATCTATTCATGGTTGGAGATGTCAAACAATCCATTTATCGATTCCGTCTTGCAGAGCCTACTTTATTCTTATTAAAGTATGGACGGTTTACTGATGAAGCGATAGATTCGGGTCAGAAAATAGATTTATCTCGAAATTTCCGAAGTAGATACGAAGTGTTAGAAGGAACCAATTTTCTATTTCGCCAGTTATTAAGTAAATCAGTTGGAGAGATGGAGTATGAAAGAGCGGCAGAATTAATTCCTGGTGCGGCTTTCCCGGAGACAGAGCAACACCCTGTAACAGTTGCATTAATTGATCAATCAACGGAAGAAAGCCAAGTGTCGGAAGAAGACGCAGAAGAAGATTTAGCGCAAGCCCAATTAGAAGCTAGGTACATTGCAAAAGAGATAAAAACGATGCTAGATAGCGGGGAGCAGACGTATGATGCAAAAAGGAAACAACATCGTCCTATTCGTTACAGAGATGTAGTCATTTTAATGCGATCGATGACGTGGACTGCTGCAATCCAAGATGAGTTAAAGAAAGCAGGCATCCCTTCGTATGCAAACCTTTCAACTGGATACTTTGAAGCGACAGAAGTGACGATTATGATGAGTCTGCTATCTGTGATTGACAATCCTTATCAAGATATCCCTGTGGCTTCCGTTTTACGTTCGCCAATCGTCATGTTGAATGAAGAACAACTAGCGGAAATTAGAAATGCTCATCCGAAAGGGTATTTTTACGAGGCAGTAAATAAGTATGTCGCTTCTGGTTCCAATGAAGAATGGGTGACTCGTTTACAACGATTTATTACCCTGCTCCACAAATGGCGTACGAAAGCTCGTCAAGGGTCACTTGCAGAACTTATCTGGGAAATCTACCGTGATACGAGATATTATGACTTTGTAGGTGGAACTGCTGGTGGAAAACAAAGACAAGCTAATTTACGTGCATTATATAATCGAGCGCGCCAATATGAAAAAACATCGTTTAGAGGGCTATTTAGATTCTTGCGTTTTATAGAAAGAATGCGAGAGCGCGGCGATGATTTAGGAACGGCACGTGCTTTATCGGAGCAAGAAGATGTAGTGAGGATTATGACCATTCACTCTAGTAAAGGTCTAGAGTTTCCGGTGGTATACTTAGCTGGTATGGGAAGATCTTTCAACATGATGGATATTCGTAAATCTTATTTGCTCGATAAAGAAGCGGGAATTGCTACTAGCTATGTCAACACGGAAAAGCGGTACACGATGCCATCTTTCCCACAACAAGTATTAAAGAAGAAGAAGCGTTTAGAAATGCTATCAGAAGAAATGCGCGTTCTATATGTAGCCTTAACAAGGCCGCAGGAAAGATTAACGATTATTTCTACGAGTAAAGATTTAGAAAAAGATTTGTATAGCTGGGCAGAGCCGATTCAAGAAAAAGAATGGGTATTGCCAGAATACTATCGCATGCAAGCGAAAAGACCAATAGACTGGATTGCTCCAGCGATTATGAGGCACCATGAAGTCGATCTACCGATAGAAGTAGAAAGAACAGAATTTAATCATCCTTCTTCCTTCTCCCTGAAGTTTGTTCACCATCAGTCCTTGCTGCTAGAGGATGAACAACAGTCAGTAGCGGAAGACGGTTGGATTAAGTCTCTTCTAGAAGGAAAAGTAGACAAGGAAGTTACTGACTGGAAAGAGAAAGTGTATGATCAATTTACATGGTCTTATCCTTATGAGAGAAGTTCCTCTGTTCGATCCAAGCAGTCAGTAACAGAATTGAAGAGGATAATGGAAACAACGCGAGAAGATCAAGATCATGGTTGGCTACAGAAAGGCGGAATTAGAAAGCCTCTTTACGAACGACCGAAATTCATGCGAGAAAAGGCCTTATCTTCTGCTGAAATTGGAACGGCCCATCACTTGGTCATGCAGTACTTATCTTTTGACCAAGCGCCAACTAGAGAATCTTTGTGTTTGATAAAAAAAGAACTCATCGAAAAAGAATTAGCTACTGAAGTGCAAATGGAAGCAATCGAAGAAGCAAGAATCTTAGCATTTTTTGAGTCTTGGTTAGGTTTGGAAGCTATGGCTGCAGACAGAGTCATGAAGGAAGTACCTTTCAGCTTAGGAATTCCAGCTAGCCAATTAGAAACTAGTGAAGCCCTATTGAATCAAGAAGATACGGTCATTGTTCAAGGTATCGTCGATTGCTTATTTAATGTAGACGGTAAATGGACGTTAGTGGATTACAAGACCGATACGTGGCTTCCATTTAAAGGAGAAACAGAAGAAGAAACGTTAGAGAGAATGAAAGAGCGATATAGTTCTCAATTAAAGCTTTATCGAAAAGCGATTGAAACGATTTGGAATATCAAAGTACATCAAACGGCATTATTTTTCTTTGACGGTGGGCACATTATTCTTATTGAAGAGTAA
- a CDS encoding HNH endonuclease, with translation MAKNSVGTCEMCEREEVERTEHHLIPREEGGTFLETAMLCIPCHKQIHALYTNQELAVRLYTVERLQDDPKLASFIKWIKKQPSETLPRVKKSRERRKGKK, from the coding sequence ATGGCGAAAAATTCTGTAGGTACATGTGAGATGTGTGAAAGAGAAGAGGTAGAGAGAACCGAGCACCATCTCATTCCGAGAGAAGAGGGCGGTACATTTTTAGAGACTGCCATGCTATGTATCCCATGTCATAAGCAAATTCATGCACTTTACACAAATCAAGAATTAGCGGTCAGACTTTATACAGTGGAGAGACTACAAGACGATCCAAAACTAGCTTCTTTTATTAAATGGATAAAAAAGCAGCCATCCGAAACGTTGCCGAGAGTGAAAAAGTCGAGAGAGCGCCGCAAAGGAAAGAAATGA
- a CDS encoding spore germination protein has protein sequence MPALIGPVQILTIGGGVTHFGDTLIISPKNAVKSFNGAGGGNTGAFIITTSVISLTNTIDPNVVDQPILGNN, from the coding sequence ATGCCAGCTTTAATTGGTCCCGTTCAGATTTTAACCATCGGCGGTGGAGTAACCCACTTCGGTGATACCCTTATCATTTCACCGAAAAATGCAGTAAAAAGCTTCAATGGTGCAGGAGGAGGAAACACCGGTGCATTTATTATTACCACAAGTGTTATTAGCTTAACTAACACGATTGATCCTAATGTAGTTGATCAGCCTATACTAGGTAATAACTAA
- a CDS encoding spore germination protein GerPE: MSYCPRTSNVKSISSTTLTFSSNMVIGDINQANLTSFVLAVQREQEIFYAQEGDFSQLPSFTQPIFIEPLTEIIQVRRLNQVPSIRVSKVHITGISFSSLVQVGSTNCITAQNRTKHTRQLEGETGE; the protein is encoded by the coding sequence ATGAGTTATTGTCCAAGGACTTCTAACGTAAAATCGATCTCTTCAACAACCTTAACCTTTAGTTCTAACATGGTTATTGGGGATATTAATCAAGCAAATTTAACTTCATTCGTTCTAGCCGTTCAACGGGAGCAAGAAATATTTTATGCGCAAGAAGGAGATTTTTCTCAATTACCATCGTTTACTCAGCCCATATTTATTGAACCATTAACGGAAATCATCCAAGTGCGTAGACTAAACCAAGTACCCTCTATTCGGGTATCAAAAGTTCATATCACAGGGATATCGTTTTCTTCTTTAGTACAGGTAGGCAGTACCAATTGTATAACAGCACAGAATAGAACAAAGCACACTCGACAATTAGAGGGCGAAACAGGAGAGTAA
- a CDS encoding spore germination protein GerPB, with protein MEFFVTNYNLCVDTVNMTAVASSSVFQIGDSNVIQLVSTFDTPPESLIIGPFVPLTPKG; from the coding sequence ATGGAATTTTTTGTGACCAATTATAACTTGTGTGTTGACACAGTCAACATGACAGCTGTTGCATCATCTTCTGTTTTTCAAATTGGTGACTCCAATGTCATACAACTGGTATCGACATTTGATACCCCACCGGAATCCCTTATCATCGGACCTTTTGTTCCACTTACTCCGAAAGGTTAA
- the gerPC gene encoding spore germination protein GerPC has translation MDYTAYVQQLYQTIQQQANKINELEKRLEIVEKKATELVDRPAIRVDKIEYKFDQLKVEQLDGTLNIGLNPADLQSLANDSDVSLPNQNQHNIDPATVSEKISSTLKSYTQEELPLVIEKMEKELSRSLSPEYHEHIQQDLLNQIDSRADFYQRTTTRHPQENAEQWTTRLIEQGKQDIHSAVKHYIMHLPDAVKG, from the coding sequence ATGGATTATACTGCATATGTTCAGCAACTTTATCAAACGATTCAACAGCAAGCTAATAAAATAAATGAATTAGAGAAGCGCTTAGAGATTGTGGAAAAGAAAGCGACTGAATTAGTTGATCGTCCCGCTATACGTGTAGATAAGATTGAATATAAATTTGATCAGTTAAAAGTAGAGCAACTTGATGGTACGTTGAATATCGGGCTTAATCCAGCGGACCTTCAATCTCTTGCTAACGATTCAGATGTTTCTCTACCTAATCAAAACCAACATAACATTGATCCCGCGACTGTTTCAGAAAAGATTTCTTCCACATTAAAGTCTTATACCCAAGAAGAGCTTCCCTTGGTGATAGAAAAAATGGAGAAAGAACTATCGCGTTCTTTATCTCCAGAATACCATGAGCACATTCAACAAGATTTGCTAAATCAAATTGATAGTCGAGCAGATTTTTATCAGCGAACCACAACGAGACATCCTCAAGAAAATGCTGAACAATGGACCACTCGTTTGATTGAACAAGGCAAACAAGATATTCATTCAGCAGTGAAACATTATATTATGCACTTGCCGGATGCAGTGAAAGGATGA
- a CDS encoding spore germination protein GerPB, producing the protein MAQIIVHQSIHIQTIRVGAVSNSSVFQIGSAGVIKPTANLNNTGQYQGPAPEPKGFTIVTDSQKISEEIGSSETFTPLTSPRVEG; encoded by the coding sequence ATGGCACAGATTATTGTTCATCAATCTATTCATATACAAACAATTCGGGTAGGCGCCGTGTCTAATTCCTCCGTTTTTCAAATCGGAAGTGCTGGAGTGATAAAGCCTACAGCCAATTTAAATAATACAGGTCAATACCAAGGTCCAGCACCTGAGCCTAAAGGTTTTACCATCGTTACAGATTCTCAGAAAATTTCAGAAGAGATTGGAAGTTCAGAGACATTTACGCCTTTAACTTCACCTAGAGTAGAGGGGTAA
- a CDS encoding spore germination protein: MPAIVGIVQVVSIGSSGVLNIGDVFQVQPVSSAKTFAGAGSFNTGDGLYVYNALSNTNTYDQDAVDQPIALNV, encoded by the coding sequence ATGCCAGCCATCGTCGGTATCGTCCAGGTGGTGAGTATCGGTTCCAGTGGTGTATTAAATATTGGAGATGTTTTTCAAGTGCAGCCTGTTTCAAGCGCTAAAACATTTGCCGGTGCAGGATCTTTCAATACTGGAGACGGACTTTATGTATACAATGCATTATCTAACACCAATACGTATGATCAAGACGCTGTAGATCAACCTATTGCGCTAAATGTATAA
- a CDS encoding DUF418 domain-containing protein, producing MNNTRIEVVDQLRGFALLGIFLVNMLSFHSPIQYIEPFTWWEGSEYWTYSFIQVFFQASMYPLFALLFGFGIAMMVERLRDKESPYKLIMTRRITFLLFIGLVHGWFIWSGDILFTYALLGILLLLFIKKSYAFLRNFALTLWGVTTSFMILGAVSLFFIEDYSEFLDVNSVTNSIAAYKYGTWMEIFTQRMTDWWQTNSPGMLLLQLILLLPIVLMGASIMKSKLLIREDIKWGFWASVFWLMGVVLKSLPVWMDNKMAMMLIAVYVGGPILTAAYISTFKWLQNFSWSIKILKPFATAGKMSLSIYLSQSIIATLIFYSYGLGLYDGVSLATGSWLALGIFAIQVIVAYFILLKYKQGPMERLWRLATYLK from the coding sequence GTGAACAACACAAGAATTGAAGTGGTAGATCAACTTAGGGGCTTTGCTTTGCTTGGAATATTTCTAGTGAATATGTTGTCATTTCATTCGCCTATCCAATACATTGAGCCATTTACCTGGTGGGAGGGATCGGAATACTGGACATACTCCTTTATTCAGGTATTTTTTCAAGCTAGTATGTACCCGTTATTTGCCTTGTTATTTGGCTTTGGGATAGCGATGATGGTGGAGAGATTAAGAGATAAAGAGAGTCCATATAAATTAATAATGACGAGAAGAATTACCTTTTTGTTATTTATTGGTTTAGTACATGGTTGGTTTATTTGGTCAGGAGATATCTTATTTACGTACGCTTTATTGGGTATTTTGTTGCTTTTATTTATCAAGAAATCGTATGCTTTCCTACGAAATTTTGCGCTTACACTTTGGGGTGTTACAACATCATTTATGATACTTGGAGCTGTTTCCCTATTCTTTATAGAAGATTATTCGGAGTTCCTTGATGTCAATTCTGTTACAAACTCCATTGCAGCATATAAGTACGGAACATGGATGGAGATCTTTACGCAACGAATGACGGATTGGTGGCAAACAAATTCGCCAGGTATGCTATTACTTCAGCTTATTCTGTTACTTCCAATTGTCTTAATGGGAGCCTCCATAATGAAATCAAAGTTATTAATTAGAGAAGATATTAAATGGGGTTTTTGGGCAAGTGTATTTTGGCTTATGGGCGTGGTGTTAAAATCCTTACCGGTATGGATGGATAATAAAATGGCCATGATGTTAATAGCTGTGTATGTTGGTGGTCCTATCTTAACGGCAGCATATATCTCTACATTTAAATGGTTGCAAAATTTCTCTTGGTCTATCAAGATATTAAAGCCGTTCGCTACAGCAGGTAAGATGTCGTTAAGCATTTATTTATCACAATCCATTATTGCAACGCTGATTTTTTACAGTTATGGCCTTGGTTTATATGATGGCGTTTCTTTAGCAACAGGAAGTTGGTTAGCGCTAGGAATTTTCGCAATACAAGTTATTGTTGCTTATTTTATCCTGTTAAAATACAAACAAGGGCCGATGGAACGTCTCTGGAGACTTGCTACGTATTTAAAATAA
- a CDS encoding YisL family protein encodes MATTHLHITTWALAIILYAVALVLFTRGAEKGSKITHMILRLMYILIIISGILIYPFGNENANHMMYGIKALSGIATITFFELSLVRLKKGKNARPFFIGLVVVLLVTIYLGTILPQGIWY; translated from the coding sequence ATGGCTACTACACATTTACATATTACTACGTGGGCTTTAGCGATTATTCTATATGCCGTAGCATTGGTTCTTTTTACTCGCGGAGCAGAAAAAGGATCTAAAATTACTCATATGATTCTTCGTTTAATGTACATCTTAATCATTATCTCCGGTATACTAATCTATCCATTTGGTAACGAGAATGCTAACCACATGATGTACGGGATTAAAGCTCTATCAGGTATCGCAACGATCACTTTCTTTGAGTTAAGCTTAGTTCGCTTAAAGAAAGGGAAAAATGCAAGACCATTTTTTATTGGTTTAGTTGTAGTGTTACTTGTAACTATTTACTTAGGTACAATTTTGCCTCAAGGAATTTGGTACTAA
- a CDS encoding EAL domain-containing protein: MLCLKKDCIQRVVRRLIQTDVIYYEGREQFKQELFNLPIGVGSSILMQIIGNKASKETFTAIKELANECIPNVRIIGSNSDGGVVNGMLTEDKPVIVLRSFQHASVETAMLSSKPIKSLESRLEDLLSRIPKDANLLMVICSNLKVSSGLLLSSIRNKLPHVPVIGGVSSDGIQFHLSIVVTNEAIDEEGVAFCWLKGKELDVQTYIGAAWQKIGSPFTITSATGRILKEINGEKPVVILERYLGKTFINRLPESSLEFPFIVPRSGLSVALFIIKVRKDGSLLLNRGVVKGEEIRFAFPDVEDMVQASTHQVKKLAQNPPETILMFNCIARKKSFQNVTEEEVKNMQQLSPTSGMVSYGEIGSVGQTPTQLYAHSLAYVGISENQKRPSNLMLATKETYKLSQNDYRSIAFTNLIRAASNDVENLTSSIKLSEEYYRSLFDNNTDFVYSTDLKGRFTSVNPAFTKIFGFEKEEVIGKLALRYIGAEDISMVVDNFSKAIEGQEQFYDIKIRTATREKHVFHIKNIPITVNGKCVGVYGIGRNVSEQRKNELKIKQLAYYDQDTNLPNRAYFSDLVTKEIHNGLPSLSILFIDVDQFSTINDAFGHRAGDELVTELASRLVAIIPYNAFIGRFGNDKFTICILDEISDLQYDELTNSLLEVIREPYTILHQEVTVTASIGVSLYPKHGEHVTTLMHNADVALSEAKKLGGDRAVLFNLEMNDRLVHRLEMKNHLRKAIDQEELTVFYQPIYHLESQQIVGCEALLRWDSSIYGSVSPATFIPLAEETGLIVAIGKYVLKEACRNWKSLQKVGYDHLFVSVNVSAIQFQSVTFIDEIKAILHEYAVPPNLFHLELTESTMLQNIDRAIETLGKLKQLGVKVAIDDFGTGYSSLSYLKNLPISTLKVDKSFVQSLESGSADLAIVQSVITVAQGLNLETVAEGVETLEQQLLLEELNCSLAQGYYVAKPMPLDALLEWLKAYEISRLTKNS, translated from the coding sequence ATGCTATGTTTGAAAAAAGACTGTATACAAAGAGTGGTGAGACGATTGATACAAACAGATGTAATCTATTACGAAGGTAGAGAACAATTCAAACAGGAGTTATTTAACCTTCCAATAGGTGTTGGTTCATCTATACTCATGCAAATTATAGGGAATAAGGCAAGCAAAGAAACCTTTACTGCGATCAAAGAATTGGCAAACGAATGTATTCCCAATGTTCGTATAATTGGTAGTAATAGTGATGGTGGTGTAGTGAACGGTATGCTTACGGAGGACAAGCCTGTTATTGTGCTACGCTCCTTTCAACATGCTTCTGTGGAAACTGCCATGCTATCTTCCAAACCCATCAAGTCATTAGAAAGTAGATTAGAAGATTTATTATCTCGTATCCCTAAGGATGCTAATTTATTAATGGTTATATGTAGTAATCTAAAAGTCTCATCAGGCTTATTGTTATCTTCCATTAGAAATAAACTTCCTCATGTTCCTGTTATTGGTGGAGTATCAAGTGATGGGATTCAATTTCATCTATCTATCGTCGTAACGAATGAAGCGATAGATGAAGAAGGGGTTGCGTTTTGTTGGTTAAAAGGTAAGGAGCTTGATGTCCAAACTTACATAGGTGCAGCTTGGCAAAAAATAGGATCACCTTTTACGATTACTTCTGCAACTGGCAGGATACTGAAAGAAATAAACGGAGAAAAGCCTGTTGTGATTTTAGAAAGGTATTTAGGAAAAACATTTATCAATCGACTACCAGAGTCAAGTTTAGAATTCCCTTTTATCGTACCTCGTTCAGGTTTATCTGTGGCTCTTTTTATAATAAAAGTTCGAAAAGATGGCTCTCTATTGTTAAACAGAGGTGTTGTAAAAGGAGAAGAGATTCGCTTTGCTTTTCCTGATGTAGAAGATATGGTTCAAGCGTCTACCCATCAAGTGAAGAAACTAGCCCAAAATCCACCTGAAACAATTCTAATGTTTAACTGTATTGCTAGAAAGAAATCATTTCAGAACGTAACAGAAGAAGAAGTGAAAAATATGCAACAACTATCCCCAACAAGTGGAATGGTGTCGTATGGCGAAATTGGATCAGTTGGACAAACACCGACACAATTGTATGCGCATTCACTAGCTTATGTAGGGATATCTGAAAATCAAAAGAGACCAAGTAATCTTATGCTAGCAACCAAGGAAACGTATAAACTTTCACAAAATGATTATCGATCTATCGCTTTTACCAATTTAATAAGAGCTGCATCAAATGATGTGGAGAATCTTACAAGTTCCATCAAGTTGTCCGAAGAATATTATCGCTCTCTATTTGATAACAATACAGACTTTGTCTATTCAACGGATTTAAAAGGGAGATTCACGAGTGTTAATCCAGCGTTTACAAAGATATTTGGATTTGAAAAAGAAGAAGTCATTGGGAAATTAGCATTAAGATATATAGGAGCAGAAGACATTTCGATGGTCGTTGATAACTTCTCTAAAGCAATAGAAGGACAGGAACAATTCTATGATATAAAAATTCGAACTGCTACTCGCGAAAAGCATGTATTCCATATAAAGAATATCCCGATAACAGTAAATGGAAAATGTGTTGGTGTTTATGGAATAGGAAGAAATGTTTCAGAGCAAAGAAAAAATGAGTTAAAGATAAAACAATTAGCCTATTATGACCAAGATACCAACTTACCTAACAGAGCATATTTTTCCGATTTAGTAACAAAAGAGATTCATAACGGCTTACCTTCTCTTTCTATTTTATTTATAGATGTAGATCAATTTTCAACCATTAATGATGCATTTGGACATCGTGCTGGCGACGAACTAGTAACAGAATTGGCTTCAAGATTGGTTGCTATAATTCCGTATAATGCTTTTATTGGGCGTTTTGGTAATGATAAATTCACTATCTGTATCTTAGATGAAATATCTGATTTACAATACGACGAACTAACTAACTCCTTATTAGAGGTAATAAGGGAACCGTATACAATCTTGCATCAAGAAGTGACTGTCACCGCTAGTATTGGAGTCTCTCTCTATCCTAAACATGGAGAACATGTTACCACGTTAATGCATAATGCTGATGTAGCGTTGAGTGAAGCCAAAAAGCTTGGTGGAGATAGAGCTGTCTTATTTAATCTAGAAATGAACGATCGTTTAGTGCACCGTTTAGAGATGAAGAATCATCTTAGAAAAGCAATTGATCAAGAAGAACTAACCGTTTTTTACCAACCGATTTATCATCTAGAAAGCCAACAAATTGTGGGGTGTGAAGCACTTTTACGTTGGGATTCATCGATATATGGCTCTGTTTCTCCAGCAACATTCATACCACTAGCAGAAGAAACAGGATTGATTGTTGCGATAGGGAAATATGTCTTAAAAGAAGCATGTCGTAACTGGAAATCTCTCCAAAAGGTAGGATATGACCATTTATTTGTTTCTGTAAATGTATCAGCCATTCAATTTCAGTCTGTGACATTTATAGATGAGATTAAAGCGATTTTACATGAATATGCTGTTCCACCAAATCTATTTCATCTCGAATTAACAGAAAGTACGATGTTGCAAAATATTGACCGAGCGATTGAAACGCTAGGAAAATTAAAGCAATTAGGTGTGAAAGTAGCGATAGATGATTTTGGGACAGGATATTCTTCGTTAAGTTACTTGAAAAACTTGCCTATCAGTACGTTGAAGGTGGATAAGTCCTTCGTTCAAAGTTTAGAAAGTGGATCAGCAGATTTAGCAATAGTTCAATCAGTCATCACAGTGGCGCAAGGACTTAACTTAGAAACGGTTGCAGAAGGGGTAGAGACGCTGGAGCAACAATTATTACTAGAAGAATTAAACTGTTCTCTAGCACAAGGGTATTATGTTGCAAAGCCAATGCCGCTGGATGCATTGCTTGAGTGGTTAAAAGCTTATGAAATTTCACGACTAACAAAAAACTCCTAA